A region from the Acyrthosiphon pisum isolate AL4f chromosome A1, pea_aphid_22Mar2018_4r6ur, whole genome shotgun sequence genome encodes:
- the LOC115033531 gene encoding uncharacterized protein LOC115033531, with protein MCDIDVILNVSVEIMRVVLDSTSEFLRYGEVAQLVCPDVRFPGWCDGSGGVALSCSASDPHSELDGLGPGFTMTASPLTETCVRNCFKICGSGSSCEKGEPLKFGDTFSISPCVSSKVYK; from the exons atgtgTGATATagatgtaattttaaatgtatcagTTGAGATAATGAGA GTGGTCTTGGACTCAACCTCTGAGTTCCTGAGGTACGGCGAAGTCGCACAGCTCGTGTGCCCGGACGTCCGTTTTCCAGGCTGGTGCGATGGTTCCGGCGGCGTGGCTCTGTCGTGTTCGGCCAGCGACCCACACTCGGAATTGGACGGGCTGGGACCGGGCTTCACTATGACCGCTTCCCCGTTGACCGAGACCTGCGTCCGGAACTGCTTCAAGATTTGCGG aagcGGAAGCAGCTGCGAAAAAGGTGAACCTTTGAAGTTTGGCGATACGTTTTCCATTAGCCCGTGCGTCTCTTCCAAGGTATATAAGTAA